The following are encoded together in the Acinetobacter radioresistens DSM 6976 = NBRC 102413 = CIP 103788 genome:
- a CDS encoding ABC1 kinase family protein: protein MAKNASSPGRRFMKLAGMTASIATRSVSNSIRNIRADEEQKQAARSQLFQDIGVQIANTLGEMKGAVMKVGQIASQYKDIFPPEVAKAISKLQRQAPPMPFPAIQKQLEKELGQPIDNLFTSFDREPFAAASIGQVHKAILPNGEQVVVKVQYPGVDEACESDLKQVRLALRLMGVLKIDKKLQDRLFAEIQDSLNAELNYEIEAQNLTVFKTFHEALDEKIIIPRVYPQYSTRRVLTLSLEQGKSIETASTWPQDVRNQLGRRLVRALGQEIFYLKRFHCDPHPGNFAFREDGHVIVYDYGGVKTLNTEIIEHFKTLINAARQHDIDTLEDQLITLNALSEKGKFPKELYEEWLDVLLRPLTTQYDFAENSAHHDGVLLVKKSLKYWDLFKPSPDTLMVNRTISGHYWNLIQLKVNDDLSDLFEELVASDQQDKL from the coding sequence ATGGCTAAGAATGCAAGCTCGCCCGGCCGGCGTTTTATGAAACTTGCCGGCATGACCGCCAGTATTGCGACCCGAAGTGTATCTAATTCCATTCGTAATATCCGGGCAGATGAAGAACAAAAACAGGCCGCCAGAAGCCAGCTGTTTCAAGATATTGGAGTTCAGATTGCCAATACCTTGGGAGAGATGAAAGGCGCTGTCATGAAAGTCGGGCAAATTGCATCTCAATATAAAGATATTTTCCCGCCCGAGGTGGCTAAGGCAATTTCAAAATTACAGCGTCAGGCTCCTCCCATGCCTTTTCCGGCCATACAGAAACAGCTAGAAAAAGAGCTGGGACAACCGATTGATAATCTGTTTACATCTTTTGATCGGGAACCTTTTGCGGCAGCATCAATTGGTCAGGTACATAAGGCAATATTACCTAATGGCGAGCAGGTCGTAGTCAAAGTGCAATATCCAGGTGTGGATGAAGCCTGTGAAAGTGATTTGAAACAGGTTCGGCTGGCTTTACGCCTGATGGGTGTTTTAAAAATCGATAAAAAACTTCAGGACCGGCTGTTTGCAGAAATTCAAGACAGTCTAAATGCTGAACTTAATTATGAAATTGAAGCACAGAACCTGACTGTGTTTAAGACCTTTCATGAAGCATTAGATGAAAAAATTATTATCCCACGTGTCTATCCACAATATTCTACCCGTCGAGTACTGACTTTAAGTCTGGAACAGGGCAAATCTATAGAAACTGCCAGTACCTGGCCGCAGGATGTCCGTAATCAACTTGGCCGACGCCTGGTCCGCGCGCTAGGACAAGAAATTTTCTATCTTAAACGTTTTCATTGTGACCCACATCCGGGTAACTTTGCATTCCGTGAAGATGGCCATGTCATTGTTTATGATTATGGCGGAGTAAAGACTTTAAATACTGAAATTATTGAACACTTTAAAACTTTGATCAATGCTGCACGCCAACATGATATTGATACGCTTGAAGACCAGTTAATTACTTTAAATGCACTTTCAGAAAAAGGAAAATTTCCAAAAGAACTGTATGAAGAATGGCTAGATGTGTTACTTAGACCATTAACCACCCAGTATGATTTTGCTGAAAACTCTGCCCATCATGACGGGGTATTACTGGTGAAAAAGTCGCTAAAATACTGGGACCTGTTTAAGCCTTCACCGGATACTCTTATGGTGAACCGGACAATCTCCGGGCATTACTGGAATTTGATCCAGCTCAAAGTAAATGATGATTTAAGTGATTTATTTGAAGAACTGGTCGCCTCAGATCAACAAGATAAACTTTAA
- a CDS encoding MATE family efflux transporter encodes MLPILVTQFAQAGLGLIDTIMAGHLSPTDLAAIAVGVGLWIPIMLLFSGIMIATTPLVAEANGARDFNNIPTIARQSLWMAFMLGILAMLVLQLMPFLLPLFGVPENLQPKAGLFLHAIGLGMPAVTMYAALRGYSEALGYPRPVTAISLLALLVLVPLNMIFMYGLGPIPALGSAGCGFATSILQWLMLIALAGYIYKGRAYCKTQVFSQWEKFNPVWAKRILKLGFPIGLAIFFEVSIFSTGAIILSPLGETVVAAHQIAISVTSQLFMIPMSLAIALTIRVGMYYGEKNWHAMRKVQHLGLITATVFAVLTMLVMWIFRSEIVAVYTRDLAVTHMALYLILFAIAYQLMDAWQVSAAGCLRGMQDTKGPMWITLLAYWVIAFPVGIYLARFTSMGAAGVWTGLIVGLSVACVLLLLRLYMNNKRLKLSASTV; translated from the coding sequence ATGTTGCCTATTCTGGTTACTCAGTTTGCTCAGGCCGGTCTTGGCCTGATCGATACAATTATGGCAGGTCATTTATCTCCTACTGACCTGGCAGCAATTGCAGTAGGAGTCGGTTTATGGATTCCAATCATGTTGCTGTTTAGTGGTATTATGATTGCGACTACTCCCTTGGTGGCTGAGGCCAACGGCGCACGCGATTTTAATAATATTCCCACCATTGCCCGCCAGTCATTATGGATGGCTTTCATGCTGGGCATACTGGCAATGCTGGTGTTACAGTTGATGCCTTTTTTACTGCCTCTATTTGGAGTTCCTGAAAATCTGCAACCCAAAGCTGGCCTGTTTCTCCATGCCATTGGCTTAGGCATGCCAGCAGTCACCATGTATGCAGCCCTAAGAGGTTACTCGGAGGCATTAGGTTATCCGCGTCCAGTCACAGCAATCAGCCTGCTGGCTCTATTGGTCTTGGTGCCTTTAAACATGATTTTTATGTACGGCTTGGGTCCTATTCCTGCTTTAGGTAGCGCCGGTTGCGGCTTTGCCACTTCTATCTTGCAATGGTTGATGTTGATTGCACTAGCGGGCTACATCTATAAGGGGCGTGCTTACTGCAAGACCCAGGTGTTTAGCCAGTGGGAAAAATTTAATCCGGTTTGGGCCAAGCGTATCTTGAAACTGGGTTTCCCGATTGGTCTGGCTATTTTTTTTGAAGTAAGTATTTTCAGTACTGGAGCAATCATATTAAGCCCACTGGGAGAAACTGTTGTGGCCGCACATCAGATTGCTATTTCCGTGACCTCGCAGCTATTTATGATTCCCATGTCCCTGGCCATTGCACTGACTATCCGGGTAGGCATGTATTATGGTGAAAAGAACTGGCATGCCATGCGCAAGGTACAACACCTCGGTTTAATTACCGCGACTGTATTTGCAGTATTGACCATGCTGGTTATGTGGATTTTCCGCTCAGAGATTGTCGCTGTTTATACCCGGGATCTTGCTGTTACCCATATGGCCCTATATCTGATCCTGTTTGCGATTGCCTATCAGCTGATGGATGCATGGCAGGTCAGTGCTGCAGGTTGCCTGCGTGGAATGCAAGACACTAAAGGCCCAATGTGGATTACTCTTCTGGCTTATTGGGTAATTGCCTTCCCTGTGGGTATTTATCTTGCTCGTTTTACCAGTATGGGAGCTGCTGGAGTCTGGACCGGACTAATAGTAGGTTTGAGCGTTGCATGCGTTCTTCTGCTGCTACGTCTTTATATGAATAATAAACGGCTAAAATTAAGTGCCTCTACTGTTTAA
- a CDS encoding DMT family transporter, which translates to MMKISSQLLLLFPLTLAIGVMLTIQTALNTQMRMYLHSPFQPAFFSFLIGTIVLAVMVMLQSAPKPQLNELAQIPWHLWLGGLIGVYAISMSIYTAPKMGFLILSGLVIFGQLLMSMLLDHFGWLGVEKNPINWQRLLGAIVIFIGVLLTLQR; encoded by the coding sequence ATGATGAAAATATCGAGTCAACTTTTATTATTATTTCCCCTGACTTTGGCCATCGGAGTAATGCTGACCATACAAACTGCATTAAATACTCAGATGCGTATGTATTTGCATTCACCATTCCAGCCGGCTTTTTTTTCTTTTTTAATTGGAACAATTGTACTGGCGGTAATGGTGATGTTGCAGTCTGCACCCAAACCTCAGTTAAATGAACTTGCCCAGATTCCTTGGCATTTATGGTTAGGCGGACTGATTGGGGTTTATGCTATTAGCATGAGCATTTATACTGCCCCCAAAATGGGTTTTCTCATTCTCTCCGGACTGGTTATTTTCGGGCAACTGCTCATGTCAATGTTACTTGACCATTTTGGCTGGTTAGGCGTAGAGAAAAATCCGATTAACTGGCAGCGTTTACTGGGTGCAATTGTTATTTTCATAGGTGTATTACTGACACTGCAACGCTAG
- the hemW gene encoding radical SAM family heme chaperone HemW has product MPWCVRKCPYCDFNSHAVPDGKLSLELEQEYLQALVEDFKTQLHFAQGRKLHSIFIGGGTPSLISASGYQWLFQQLNGLLPFEEQCEITLEANPGTVEHDPFAGYLAAGINRLSIGVQTFNEQHLKQLGRIHSVENAINAIHQAQEAGFKRINIDLMHGLPQQTLEQALTDLRLAVENGATHISWYQLTIEPNTVFFRTQPVLPVESVLEHIQEQGEAYLKAHGFIQYEISAWRKEQPSAHNMNYWQFGDYLAIGAGAHAKVSLRDGVYRFQKTRLPKDYLAKIPAEHLQFKKIEREDMPFEFMMNALRLNEGVPAQFYKERTGYELDKIQAKLDSLRQRHLFSENTEQLACTAHGHLFLNSVLEEFL; this is encoded by the coding sequence ATGCCTTGGTGTGTGCGAAAGTGTCCTTATTGTGACTTTAACTCACATGCTGTACCCGATGGAAAATTATCTCTGGAACTGGAACAGGAATATTTGCAAGCATTGGTGGAAGACTTTAAAACACAGCTCCACTTTGCACAGGGCCGCAAACTCCATAGCATATTTATTGGCGGTGGAACCCCGTCACTGATATCAGCTTCAGGTTACCAGTGGCTGTTTCAGCAGCTAAATGGTTTACTGCCTTTTGAAGAGCAATGTGAAATTACGCTGGAAGCTAATCCGGGAACAGTAGAACATGATCCTTTTGCCGGCTATCTTGCGGCTGGTATTAATCGCTTATCCATTGGAGTGCAGACGTTTAATGAGCAGCATCTGAAACAACTGGGACGGATTCATAGTGTTGAGAATGCTATAAATGCTATACATCAGGCACAAGAAGCCGGTTTTAAACGCATCAATATTGACTTGATGCATGGCCTGCCACAACAAACGCTAGAGCAGGCTCTAACAGATCTACGTCTGGCTGTTGAAAACGGAGCCACCCATATCAGCTGGTATCAGTTGACGATTGAGCCGAATACAGTATTTTTCCGGACTCAACCAGTATTGCCGGTAGAGAGTGTACTAGAGCACATTCAGGAACAGGGTGAAGCATATCTTAAGGCACATGGATTCATACAGTATGAAATTTCGGCATGGCGTAAAGAACAGCCTTCTGCACACAATATGAATTACTGGCAATTTGGAGATTACTTGGCAATCGGAGCAGGGGCACATGCTAAAGTCAGTCTGAGAGACGGAGTTTACCGGTTTCAGAAGACCCGCTTACCTAAAGATTATCTGGCCAAAATACCTGCTGAACACTTACAATTTAAAAAGATTGAGCGTGAAGACATGCCCTTTGAATTTATGATGAATGCCTTGCGTTTAAATGAAGGCGTGCCGGCCCAGTTCTATAAAGAAAGAACCGGCTATGAACTGGATAAAATACAGGCCAAGCTGGATTCATTACGGCAACGTCATTTGTTTTCAGAAAATACTGAACAACTCGCCTGTACAGCACATGGCCATCTTTTTTTAAACTCGGTGCTTGAAGAATTTTTATAA
- the rhtC gene encoding threonine export protein RhtC, with protein MLIALGTLIFIHFCALITPGPDFFLVSQTAISKSRMETFAVVVGISVSVMIWSLLALLGLNILFEKMAWLKHALLVAGGIYLCWLGFQMLRSAFRKEENTQPVQISLPQSPLSFFLRGLLTNLSNPKAIIYFGSVFSLFLANPALDHAHGWLLLLVTVETAIWFLFVAFVFSLPSFKRAYQRAAKWIDGISGGIFTLFGSYLILNK; from the coding sequence ATGTTAATTGCGCTCGGAACACTAATTTTTATCCATTTTTGTGCCCTGATCACGCCCGGACCAGATTTTTTTCTGGTTTCCCAAACTGCAATCAGTAAATCTCGGATGGAGACATTTGCTGTGGTGGTAGGTATCAGTGTAAGTGTCATGATCTGGTCATTATTGGCCTTGCTGGGTCTGAATATTTTATTTGAAAAAATGGCTTGGCTAAAACATGCCTTATTGGTCGCAGGTGGAATTTATCTATGCTGGTTAGGCTTTCAGATGCTGCGTTCAGCCTTTCGTAAAGAAGAAAATACCCAGCCTGTACAGATTTCCCTGCCTCAGAGCCCTTTGAGTTTTTTCCTCCGGGGATTATTGACCAATCTGTCTAATCCAAAAGCCATTATATATTTTGGTAGCGTATTTTCACTTTTTCTGGCCAATCCAGCTCTGGATCATGCACATGGGTGGTTACTCCTGCTGGTAACGGTCGAGACAGCAATCTGGTTTCTATTTGTAGCTTTTGTTTTCTCCCTGCCTTCCTTCAAGCGGGCATACCAGCGTGCTGCCAAATGGATTGACGGTATTTCGGGTGGTATTTTTACCTTATTTGGTAGTTATCTTATTTTAAATAAATAA
- a CDS encoding glycine zipper domain-containing protein, with translation MMATSDYDRDRIKHASDDVKKDLNADPITGEPGSHPVGTGLGATGGAAAGAAIGSAAGPVGTVVGGAVGAVVGGLAGHAAGEAMDPTVEDAYWRENSINQPYYSATRNTHPDLDYDRDYRGAYRVGYENRSAYGPDARFEDAEPDLRTKWEQTKAESRLSWEEAKHASRDAWNRIRH, from the coding sequence ATGATGGCGACTTCAGATTATGACCGCGATCGTATTAAGCATGCATCGGATGATGTAAAAAAAGATTTAAATGCTGATCCAATTACAGGTGAACCAGGTTCTCATCCAGTAGGAACAGGCTTAGGTGCAACAGGTGGTGCAGCCGCAGGCGCTGCAATTGGTAGTGCAGCTGGACCAGTGGGTACTGTAGTCGGCGGTGCAGTGGGTGCCGTCGTGGGCGGATTAGCTGGCCATGCAGCTGGTGAAGCAATGGACCCAACGGTTGAAGATGCTTACTGGCGTGAAAACAGTATAAATCAGCCTTACTACTCTGCCACACGAAATACTCATCCGGATCTGGATTATGACCGCGATTATCGTGGTGCATACCGAGTGGGCTATGAAAATCGTTCAGCTTATGGCCCAGATGCGCGTTTTGAAGATGCTGAGCCAGATTTGCGCACTAAATGGGAACAGACTAAAGCTGAATCACGCCTGTCTTGGGAAGAAGCAAAACATGCTTCACGTGATGCCTGGAACCGTATTCGCCATTAA
- a CDS encoding long-chain-acyl-CoA synthetase has product MSQTQQSDLISITDVAAKLPQFIAKVPHLLAGLKQAYIRTPDTPAGLGLAFEKAVKRNPRGYALLFEDQKYTYLALNEWANQIAHYYLSIGARKGDVIAVMVENRSELVATVLGLAKIGVTIALVNTSQTSKVLTHSINLVKPIALIVGEEVRSAIDDIRQDILLPEDRFYWFADQATRADVGKAPKYYQNLAEKIENFPKFNVATTQSVQGKDGLFYIYTSGTTGLPKAVIFTNSRWTLAYGTYGHVLDLKPNDVMYVTLPLYHATGIVVCWCGVIAGSASLALRRKYSTSSFWKDVHKYNASAIGYVGELCRYLMDAEPTELETGHRVKKMIGNGMRPNIWDKFKQRFGVEEILELYASSEGNVGFSNIFNFDNTVGFSPTPYAIVEFDKETNEPVRDQHGWCKKVKKGEVGLLLGKITRRSPFDGYTDPEKNKSVILKNVFKQGDQYFNTGDLVRHIGFRHAQFVDRLGDTFRWKGENVSTTEVENIVSEYPKIAEAVVYGVEIPHTNGRAGMAAITLAAGEALDEHDLTAMVVEFKKHLPAYAVPVFLRVQEKVETTGTFKYQKNKLKEEAFHPDKTTDRLLVLLPGNSGYKDISMEIYQSIQDYQYRF; this is encoded by the coding sequence ATGAGTCAAACCCAACAGAGCGACCTCATCAGTATTACCGATGTTGCTGCGAAATTACCCCAGTTTATAGCGAAAGTACCTCATCTTCTAGCTGGTCTGAAACAGGCTTATATCCGTACACCTGACACCCCGGCGGGACTAGGGCTAGCTTTTGAAAAAGCGGTAAAACGTAACCCGCGTGGTTATGCTCTCTTGTTTGAAGATCAAAAATATACTTATCTGGCCTTAAATGAATGGGCCAACCAGATCGCACACTATTATCTCTCGATAGGTGCGCGCAAAGGTGACGTGATTGCTGTCATGGTGGAGAACCGCTCTGAACTGGTCGCAACTGTACTGGGACTGGCCAAAATCGGAGTGACCATTGCTCTGGTCAATACTTCACAAACAAGTAAAGTGCTAACGCATAGCATTAATCTGGTTAAACCGATTGCATTGATTGTTGGTGAGGAAGTTCGCAGTGCAATTGATGACATTCGTCAAGATATTCTCTTGCCAGAAGACCGGTTTTACTGGTTTGCCGATCAGGCAACACGTGCAGATGTTGGTAAAGCACCAAAGTATTACCAAAATCTAGCAGAAAAAATTGAGAATTTTCCGAAATTTAATGTAGCCACTACCCAATCAGTACAGGGTAAAGATGGTCTATTCTATATTTATACCTCTGGTACAACCGGCCTGCCAAAAGCTGTGATTTTCACCAACAGCCGCTGGACTCTGGCTTATGGCACTTATGGTCATGTACTTGATCTCAAACCGAATGATGTCATGTATGTAACCTTACCGCTTTATCATGCGACTGGCATTGTTGTCTGCTGGTGTGGTGTGATTGCGGGCTCAGCCTCTCTGGCCCTACGGCGCAAATATTCAACTTCAAGCTTCTGGAAAGATGTGCATAAATATAATGCCTCTGCCATTGGTTATGTAGGCGAATTATGCCGTTACCTGATGGATGCAGAACCCACTGAACTGGAAACAGGCCACCGGGTTAAAAAAATGATTGGTAACGGCATGCGTCCAAATATTTGGGATAAATTTAAGCAACGTTTTGGCGTAGAGGAAATTCTGGAACTCTATGCTTCAAGCGAAGGAAATGTCGGCTTTAGTAATATTTTCAATTTCGACAATACAGTTGGATTTTCTCCAACTCCTTATGCAATCGTTGAATTTGATAAAGAAACGAATGAACCGGTACGTGATCAGCATGGCTGGTGCAAGAAAGTAAAAAAAGGAGAAGTAGGTTTACTTCTTGGAAAAATTACCCGTCGCTCCCCTTTCGATGGCTATACAGACCCTGAAAAAAACAAGTCAGTCATCTTAAAAAATGTCTTTAAACAGGGCGACCAATATTTTAATACTGGAGACCTGGTACGTCATATCGGCTTTCGCCATGCCCAGTTTGTAGACCGACTAGGAGATACATTCCGCTGGAAAGGTGAAAATGTTTCCACCACTGAAGTCGAGAATATCGTTTCAGAATATCCTAAAATTGCTGAAGCAGTCGTCTATGGGGTAGAAATTCCCCATACTAATGGTCGTGCAGGAATGGCAGCTATTACTTTGGCAGCTGGCGAAGCACTTGATGAGCATGACCTTACTGCAATGGTGGTTGAGTTTAAAAAACATCTTCCTGCTTACGCAGTTCCGGTATTTTTACGTGTACAGGAAAAAGTAGAAACTACCGGTACTTTTAAATACCAGAAAAACAAGTTGAAGGAAGAAGCGTTTCATCCCGATAAGACCACCGATCGTTTATTGGTTTTACTTCCAGGCAACTCTGGCTATAAAGATATTAGTATGGAGATTTACCAAAGTATTCAAGACTACCAGTATCGTTTCTAA
- a CDS encoding Rne/Rng family ribonuclease → MKRMLINATHAEEVRVALVTGHRLYDFDLENRTREQKKSNIYKGHVTRVEPSLEAVFVEYGANRQGFLSMREIANSYFKADSRQTSNIRELITEGTELLVQVEKEERGNKGAALSTFISLAGRYLVLMPNNPKGGGISRQISGAVREELKEMLASLDVPRGMSVIVRTAGIGRSQEELQTDLQHLLDLWTQIQSTANSGPSPMLVHQEAGVVTRAIRDYLRDDVSEILIDSEQAYNEAYNFVKAVMPRQLDKLKTYTLNEPLFAHFGIESQIQTAYEREVKLPSGGSIVIDQTEALVSIDINSAKSTRGHDVEETALSTNLEAAEEIARQLRLRDIGGLIVIDFIDMTRDRNQRMVEAKLREATQSDRARIQFGQLSRFGLMEMSRQRLRPSLEEATGYVCPRCHGTGMVRDLRSLSLSIMRKVEEIALHERQGEVQVEVPVEIAAFMLNEKRHSLVYLEQTSNTRVTVLPHPHLETPHYEISYNPEGFAPTSYERTEATRSSEKNLGYESADWHLEEAEQVGQSTAAPADKPGKPQNRKAQPQAAAPQQPAQVPAAKTATSSPCAWLENLFVQKQAHTVDHSRTANNAAAAIEQMVNTGAVSRGQFGQINNTAVAVQPETVVAPVAANNVYLSQPAGNSAAKTDAQPLEREEKASGQQRHNKKRNGRDRDNRDRNREPREQQSETSTQVHEEVVQLSRQEQRDQKRQQQKRQPQQEHQVESQQSEQSYPVPRRDRNQQRPPRPNRYRDPSVLNEQPVVAAAPAAVTDSNQVKVDVIETPNNEALATALVINIDQGQSEIVTLNSADTASTVNAEEAPVEVKPEPAAPAKKEAVNAQPAPAEAKAKAKVEEQPRRASNDPRMRRKQGGSQQKPQQEVLPKLSPSQVPLLAQYTVGSLIRHVYGEDCTVLIEQFGLVPTFNRALLKFTEQYISTLSVTTTTERTEPVEKTPVTRDAAAPMAKPAQEQEPAPVLPLTPSQNATPRVANDPRERRRLAKLAAEQALEQSKASASQAEEQPAAVQSENPVAENPAEHVNLEINAQADTTSVGTEQDAADAASHHAKVVAETQAQDPAIQTAAAMSEATTAASPSAIVEEAQAQQAAEPAAPAEKKAPKPSKVEKSQPADQQPAQASVEETAEDNKTTTADKDKPARPRRPRGRPPKKATPTAE, encoded by the coding sequence ATGAAACGTATGTTGATCAATGCAACACATGCTGAAGAAGTACGCGTTGCACTTGTCACTGGTCACCGTCTATACGATTTTGATCTCGAAAATCGTACCCGTGAACAAAAGAAATCTAATATCTATAAAGGTCATGTGACCCGTGTAGAACCTTCTCTTGAAGCTGTCTTTGTTGAATATGGAGCAAATCGTCAAGGTTTCTTGTCGATGCGTGAAATTGCAAATTCCTATTTCAAAGCTGACTCGCGCCAGACTTCAAACATCCGTGAACTAATTACTGAAGGGACCGAGCTTCTGGTCCAGGTGGAAAAGGAAGAACGCGGCAATAAAGGCGCAGCACTGTCTACCTTTATCTCTCTTGCTGGCCGTTATCTGGTTCTGATGCCGAATAATCCGAAAGGTGGTGGTATCAGCCGTCAAATTTCAGGTGCAGTGCGTGAAGAACTCAAGGAAATGCTGGCCTCTTTAGATGTACCCCGCGGCATGAGCGTGATTGTCCGTACGGCAGGTATTGGTCGCAGCCAGGAAGAGCTGCAAACCGATTTACAGCATTTGCTTGACCTGTGGACCCAGATTCAGAGTACGGCTAATTCAGGCCCTTCCCCAATGCTGGTACATCAGGAAGCTGGTGTAGTAACACGCGCAATCCGTGATTATCTGCGTGATGATGTGTCCGAGATCCTGATTGATTCAGAACAGGCTTACAATGAAGCTTATAACTTTGTCAAAGCAGTTATGCCACGTCAGCTGGACAAGTTAAAAACTTATACTTTAAATGAGCCTCTGTTTGCACATTTCGGTATTGAGAGCCAGATCCAGACCGCTTATGAACGTGAAGTAAAATTGCCTTCAGGTGGATCAATTGTAATTGACCAGACTGAAGCGCTGGTTTCAATTGACATCAACTCGGCAAAATCAACGCGTGGTCATGATGTAGAAGAAACAGCACTTTCGACTAACCTTGAAGCGGCTGAAGAAATTGCCCGTCAATTACGCCTTCGCGATATTGGTGGTCTGATCGTGATCGATTTTATTGACATGACTCGTGACCGTAACCAGCGCATGGTTGAAGCCAAGTTACGTGAAGCTACCCAGAGTGACCGCGCCCGCATCCAGTTTGGCCAGCTCTCACGTTTTGGTCTTATGGAAATGAGCCGTCAGCGTCTGCGCCCTTCTCTAGAAGAAGCGACTGGCTATGTCTGCCCGCGCTGTCATGGTACAGGTATGGTACGTGACTTGCGTTCACTGTCGCTGTCTATCATGCGTAAAGTTGAAGAAATTGCGCTACATGAACGTCAAGGTGAAGTTCAGGTTGAAGTGCCAGTAGAAATCGCGGCCTTCATGCTCAATGAAAAACGTCATAGCCTGGTTTATCTGGAACAAACTTCAAATACACGTGTCACTGTACTTCCACATCCACACCTGGAAACTCCACATTACGAAATTTCATATAACCCTGAAGGTTTTGCACCGACCAGCTATGAACGTACTGAAGCTACGCGTTCGAGTGAAAAAAACCTGGGTTATGAATCTGCCGACTGGCATCTAGAAGAAGCTGAACAGGTTGGACAGAGCACGGCTGCCCCAGCTGACAAGCCAGGTAAACCACAAAACCGTAAAGCACAGCCTCAGGCTGCTGCCCCGCAACAACCTGCTCAAGTGCCTGCCGCAAAAACTGCAACTAGCAGTCCATGTGCGTGGCTGGAAAACCTGTTTGTACAAAAACAGGCACACACGGTAGATCATTCGCGTACAGCCAACAATGCCGCTGCTGCAATTGAACAGATGGTGAATACAGGTGCAGTTAGCCGGGGCCAGTTTGGCCAGATCAATAATACTGCTGTAGCAGTACAACCAGAAACGGTAGTTGCGCCAGTTGCTGCCAATAATGTTTATCTGTCACAACCGGCAGGTAATAGCGCTGCAAAAACTGATGCACAACCACTCGAAAGAGAAGAAAAAGCTTCAGGCCAGCAGCGTCATAACAAAAAACGTAATGGTCGCGATCGCGATAATCGTGACAGAAACCGTGAACCACGTGAGCAGCAATCTGAAACTTCAACTCAGGTTCATGAGGAAGTAGTTCAGTTATCACGTCAGGAACAGCGTGATCAGAAACGTCAACAGCAGAAACGTCAACCTCAGCAGGAACATCAGGTAGAAAGCCAGCAGTCTGAGCAGTCATACCCTGTACCACGCCGCGACCGCAATCAGCAACGCCCACCGCGCCCGAACCGCTATCGTGATCCAAGCGTGCTGAATGAGCAGCCTGTGGTAGCTGCCGCGCCTGCTGCAGTGACAGATAGCAACCAGGTAAAAGTTGATGTCATTGAAACCCCAAACAATGAAGCTCTTGCTACTGCACTGGTAATCAATATTGATCAGGGTCAAAGTGAAATCGTAACGCTAAATTCTGCAGATACAGCGTCAACTGTAAATGCAGAAGAGGCACCGGTTGAAGTAAAACCTGAGCCAGCTGCTCCAGCCAAGAAAGAAGCTGTAAATGCTCAACCAGCCCCGGCTGAAGCAAAAGCGAAAGCCAAAGTTGAAGAGCAACCACGCCGTGCCAGTAATGATCCGCGTATGCGTCGCAAGCAAGGTGGCTCACAGCAGAAACCACAGCAGGAAGTGCTACCAAAGCTTAGCCCTTCCCAAGTGCCACTCTTGGCGCAGTACACTGTAGGTAGTCTGATCCGTCATGTTTATGGTGAAGACTGTACGGTACTGATTGAACAGTTCGGACTGGTGCCAACATTCAATCGTGCTTTGCTGAAATTTACTGAACAGTACATCAGTACCCTTTCAGTAACCACTACAACAGAGCGCACTGAACCTGTAGAAAAAACGCCTGTTACCCGTGATGCTGCCGCGCCTATGGCTAAACCGGCTCAGGAACAGGAACCAGCGCCAGTTTTACCACTGACGCCTTCCCAGAATGCGACACCGCGTGTAGCAAACGATCCGCGTGAACGTCGTCGTCTGGCTAAACTTGCTGCAGAGCAGGCATTAGAGCAGAGTAAAGCTTCAGCATCTCAGGCAGAAGAGCAGCCTGCGGCTGTACAGTCTGAAAATCCTGTAGCGGAAAATCCTGCTGAGCATGTAAATTTAGAAATAAATGCTCAAGCAGATACAACTTCAGTCGGTACTGAGCAGGACGCAGCAGATGCAGCATCTCACCATGCCAAAGTGGTAGCTGAGACTCAGGCGCAGGATCCGGCAATTCAGACTGCTGCAGCTATGTCTGAAGCAACTACTGCTGCCTCGCCAAGTGCAATTGTTGAAGAAGCACAGGCTCAGCAAGCGGCCGAACCAGCTGCGCCAGCAGAAAAGAAAGCACCTAAACCGAGCAAGGTAGAAAAGTCTCAGCCGGCTGATCAGCAACCGGCACAAGCTTCAGTAGAAGAAACTGCCGAAGACAATAAGACGACTACTGCCGATAAGGATAAACCGGCCCGTCCGCGTCGCCCACGTGGCCGTCCACCGAAAAAGGCCACACCTACAGCCGAGTAA